One Fibrobacter sp. UWP2 genomic region harbors:
- a CDS encoding site-specific DNA-methyltransferase, which translates to MDEQLTFNFDQKPTIKGFPELRWTGKRPYRSTQYYPAQLRESYGEEQNGWMNKIFWGDNLQVMSHLLKEYRGKVDLIYIDPPFDSKADYKKKIDIRGIGKAESDSSSFEEKQYGDIWTNDEYLQFMYERLTILRELLSEQGSIFLHCDWHKSHHLRCLLEEVFGSANFRNEIIWENQGAWVNSDSWFPRRHNSLLFFSKSSDYKFNVLNDDDISGGINYNRWYNYIVNNRIYADNAPYHDSRFTTYVNRFEKNYGRKPQNKDIIVDFKGSVLGSVWYIKVVDPKSPENVSYPTQKPEALLERIIKALTNPGDLVFDCFMGSGTTQAVAMKLGRRFIGADINLGAIQTTTKRLLSIAEELKPANKPMTYKMVQPQYSMAADNRTSYTADPSKKNTSQSNDKIIEFSKANETESASAEGNIKYTGFEVYNVNNYDFFRNPVEARDLLIAALEIQPFPKSDVWDGELDGRMVKIMPVNRIATKADLKELLANLPYKTYEKRKAENPGQPVERITIVCMGHEPDLKGALEQELTDYKVDVQIVDILRDKSDLQLKRDSEAEIVREGDKLVIRAFYPMNLMQKLSIQKEYVEDWRQLVDSIMIDWNYDGVVMQPSVMDIPNKNEMVKGIYDIPEGCGTIKVKITDLLSESLEVEVR; encoded by the coding sequence ATGGATGAACAGCTAACTTTCAATTTTGATCAGAAACCTACAATTAAAGGCTTCCCTGAACTCCGTTGGACGGGAAAACGCCCTTACCGTTCTACGCAGTATTATCCGGCTCAGCTTCGCGAATCCTATGGCGAAGAGCAGAATGGATGGATGAATAAGATATTCTGGGGTGACAATCTCCAAGTTATGAGCCACTTGCTTAAAGAATATCGTGGCAAAGTTGACCTCATCTACATTGACCCGCCGTTTGATAGTAAGGCAGACTACAAAAAGAAAATTGATATTCGCGGAATAGGCAAGGCTGAGTCTGATAGTTCTTCGTTTGAAGAAAAGCAATATGGTGATATTTGGACAAACGATGAATATCTTCAGTTTATGTATGAACGACTCACTATATTACGAGAATTGCTTTCAGAACAAGGCAGTATTTTTCTTCATTGTGATTGGCATAAATCACATCATCTCCGTTGCCTTTTGGAAGAAGTTTTTGGATCTGCTAATTTTAGAAATGAAATTATTTGGGAAAATCAGGGTGCTTGGGTTAATTCCGATTCATGGTTTCCAAGAAGACATAATTCCTTGTTGTTTTTCTCAAAATCCTCGGATTATAAATTTAATGTTTTGAATGATGACGACATTTCTGGTGGAATCAACTATAATCGATGGTATAATTATATTGTAAATAATCGTATTTATGCAGATAATGCTCCATATCATGATTCAAGATTTACAACTTATGTGAATCGTTTTGAAAAAAATTATGGAAGAAAACCCCAAAATAAAGATATTATAGTAGATTTTAAAGGTTCTGTCCTAGGCTCCGTATGGTATATAAAAGTAGTTGATCCCAAAAGTCCTGAAAACGTATCATACCCTACCCAAAAACCAGAAGCTTTACTTGAACGCATCATAAAGGCTTTAACAAACCCCGGCGATCTTGTCTTTGACTGTTTTATGGGCAGTGGCACGACTCAGGCTGTCGCCATGAAACTCGGTCGTCGCTTTATCGGTGCTGACATAAATCTTGGTGCTATACAAACAACAACCAAGCGATTGCTTTCTATTGCAGAAGAACTTAAACCTGCTAATAAACCTATGACCTATAAAATGGTGCAACCACAATATTCAATGGCTGCCGATAACAGGACTTCTTATACAGCGGATCCTAGCAAGAAAAATACTTCGCAAAGTAACGATAAAATCATTGAATTCAGTAAAGCAAATGAAACAGAATCTGCAAGTGCAGAAGGAAATATCAAATATACTGGTTTTGAGGTTTATAATGTCAATAACTATGATTTCTTCCGTAACCCTGTAGAAGCTCGCGACCTTTTGATAGCAGCTCTCGAAATTCAACCCTTCCCGAAAAGCGATGTGTGGGATGGTGAATTAGACGGACGAATGGTAAAGATTATGCCTGTTAACCGAATTGCTACCAAGGCCGATCTAAAAGAACTTCTTGCAAATCTTCCGTACAAGACATACGAAAAACGCAAAGCCGAAAATCCAGGCCAGCCTGTAGAGCGAATCACAATCGTTTGCATGGGTCATGAACCTGATTTGAAGGGCGCGTTAGAGCAAGAATTAACAGACTATAAGGTGGATGTACAAATCGTCGATATTCTTCGCGACAAATCTGATTTGCAACTGAAGCGAGACTCTGAAGCAGAAATCGTTCGCGAAGGAGATAAACTTGTCATCCGCGCGTTCTACCCGATGAATTTGATGCAAAAACTCTCCATTCAAAAAGAGTACGTTGAAGATTGGCGGCAGTTAGTTGATTCAATTATGATTGACTGGAACTATGATGGTGTAGTCATGCAACCCTCTGTAATGGACATCCCCAATAAGAATGAAATGGTCAAAGGCATCTACGACATTCCTGAAGGATGTGGGACAATTAAAGTCAAGATTACGGATCTGCTTTCAGAATCTTTGGAAGTGGAGGTTCGTTAA